One Thermofilaceae archaeon DNA segment encodes these proteins:
- a CDS encoding class I SAM-dependent methyltransferase — protein sequence MSLDYSLLAGVYDELYGGEQALKHEAVLTRVAPEEPVLDVGCGTGLLLVRVPCYCVGLDLSMEMLRVAKVRGRVEHGDLVCGDAERMPFRELSFRTIYSVTVLHEAPLALDGILRLLKPHGRAAVTMLRKRVELLPELLGKLPNAELHDDPALKDVVVVFGKA from the coding sequence GTGAGCCTCGACTACTCCCTGCTCGCGGGCGTCTACGATGAGCTTTATGGCGGAGAGCAGGCCTTGAAGCATGAAGCTGTCTTAACCCGCGTGGCGCCGGAGGAGCCTGTTCTAGACGTGGGTTGCGGTACGGGCCTCCTCCTCGTGCGAGTGCCGTGCTACTGCGTGGGCCTCGATCTCTCGATGGAGATGCTCAGGGTGGCTAAGGTGAGGGGGAGGGTCGAGCATGGGGATCTGGTCTGCGGAGATGCGGAGAGGATGCCCTTTAGGGAGCTGTCCTTCCGCACAATCTACTCGGTGACTGTTCTGCACGAAGCCCCTCTCGCGCTGGACGGGATCCTGAGGCTCCTGAAACCTCACGGTAGAGCCGCCGTAACGATGCTGAGGAAGCGGGTTGAGCTGCTACCCGAGCTGCTGGGGAAGCTGCCCAACGCGGAACTCCACGATGATCCGGCCCTGAAAGACGTCGTAGTAGTGTTCGGAAAAGCGTGA